One Falsihalocynthiibacter arcticus DNA segment encodes these proteins:
- the dapF gene encoding diaminopimelate epimerase, producing MDSLPFMKMHGLGNDFVVIDSRGRTPVVTPALARALGHRHLGVGFDQLAEILDSKDSDVELVFYNADGSTAGACGNATRCIARHLMAESGASDVTLRTERGVLLGEDAGNGLTRINMGAPLLNWNDVPIAENIDTLGLPIDGNPTATGMGNPHCTFIVEDADAIDLETLGAKFEQHPLFPERTNVQFISLLAPDRIRMRVWERGVGVTMASGSSSCASAVTAARRGLTGRRAEVVLDGGELQIDWRDDGVWMTGATMHVFDASLNRAFLDTVK from the coding sequence ATGGATTCCCTTCCTTTCATGAAAATGCACGGGCTGGGAAATGATTTCGTAGTTATCGATTCTCGTGGGCGCACACCCGTTGTGACGCCTGCTTTGGCGCGTGCATTAGGGCATCGGCACCTTGGTGTGGGATTCGATCAATTGGCTGAAATCCTCGACAGTAAGGATTCGGACGTTGAGTTGGTGTTTTATAACGCTGATGGGTCCACTGCAGGGGCCTGCGGGAATGCCACACGTTGTATTGCCCGACATTTGATGGCCGAATCTGGTGCCTCAGACGTGACTCTGCGCACCGAGCGCGGTGTGCTTTTGGGCGAAGACGCGGGCAATGGCCTCACGCGGATCAACATGGGCGCGCCGCTCCTAAACTGGAACGACGTGCCGATCGCGGAAAATATCGACACATTAGGCCTCCCCATTGACGGCAATCCCACCGCCACGGGCATGGGCAATCCACATTGCACCTTTATCGTTGAGGACGCGGACGCCATTGATCTGGAAACTCTCGGCGCGAAGTTTGAGCAGCACCCCCTTTTCCCCGAGCGCACCAACGTGCAGTTCATCTCGCTTCTTGCCCCTGATCGCATCCGAATGCGGGTCTGGGAGCGCGGCGTGGGCGTCACGATGGCATCGGGTTCAAGCAGTTGCGCAAGTGCGGTCACCGCCGCCCGCCGTGGCCTCACTGGGCGTCGTGCGGAGGTTGTGCTTGACGGTGGCGAACTCCAAATTGACTGGCGCGACGATGGTGTCTGGATGACGGGCGCGACCATGCATGTCTTTGACGCCAGCCTAAACCGCGCGTTTTTGGATACCGTCAAATGA
- the mtaB gene encoding tRNA (N(6)-L-threonylcarbamoyladenosine(37)-C(2))-methylthiotransferase MtaB produces the protein MSIPNFIAPKFTTLGCRLNAYETEAMKELSEAAGVQNAVIINTCAVTAEAVRKARQEIRKLRRENPDAKLIVTGCAAQTEPATFTAMPEVDIVIGNTEKMQAETWASMAPDFIGQTEAVQVNDIMAVTETAGHLIDGFGTRSRAYVQVQNGCDHRCTFCIIPYGRGNSRSVPAGVVIDQIKRLVQKGYNEVVLTGVDLTSWGADLPATPKLGDLVMRILKLIPDLPRLRISSIDSIEVDDNLMQAIATEPRLMPHLHLSLQAGDDMILKRMKRRHLRDDAIAFCEEAKRLRPEMTFGADIIAGFPTETEAMFANSLKMVTDCDLTWLHVFPYSAREGTPAARMPAVNGNAIKSRAARLRKAGDERVALHLAAQVGKSHSILLENPHMGRTEQFTEVHFDAPQIEGQIVQATILGVTGNQLTA, from the coding sequence ATGAGTATCCCCAATTTCATCGCGCCAAAATTCACGACCCTTGGCTGTCGCCTCAACGCCTATGAAACCGAGGCGATGAAGGAATTGTCTGAAGCGGCAGGCGTTCAAAACGCCGTCATCATCAACACCTGCGCGGTCACGGCGGAAGCTGTCCGCAAAGCGCGGCAGGAAATCCGCAAATTACGCCGCGAAAACCCAGACGCGAAATTGATCGTGACGGGTTGTGCGGCGCAAACCGAACCCGCCACCTTTACCGCCATGCCCGAAGTCGACATCGTGATCGGCAATACCGAAAAAATGCAGGCCGAGACTTGGGCGTCGATGGCCCCCGATTTCATCGGCCAAACCGAGGCGGTACAGGTCAACGACATCATGGCCGTCACCGAAACCGCGGGCCATTTGATCGACGGCTTCGGCACCCGCAGTCGCGCCTATGTTCAGGTCCAAAACGGCTGTGATCATCGCTGCACCTTCTGCATCATCCCCTATGGCCGCGGCAATTCGCGCTCCGTTCCTGCGGGCGTTGTCATCGACCAAATCAAACGCCTCGTGCAAAAAGGCTACAACGAGGTGGTGCTGACGGGCGTTGACCTCACCAGTTGGGGCGCCGATTTGCCCGCCACGCCGAAACTTGGCGATTTAGTGATGCGCATTCTCAAACTGATCCCCGACCTGCCCCGCCTTCGGATCAGCTCGATTGATTCCATCGAAGTGGACGACAACCTAATGCAGGCCATCGCGACCGAACCGCGCCTGATGCCGCATCTTCACCTTAGCTTGCAAGCGGGCGACGACATGATCCTCAAGCGCATGAAACGCCGCCATTTGCGCGACGATGCGATTGCCTTTTGCGAGGAAGCCAAACGTTTGCGCCCCGAAATGACCTTCGGCGCAGATATCATCGCGGGTTTCCCCACCGAAACTGAGGCGATGTTTGCTAACTCCCTTAAAATGGTGACGGACTGCGATCTAACGTGGCTCCACGTCTTCCCCTATTCCGCCCGCGAAGGCACCCCCGCCGCGCGGATGCCCGCCGTGAATGGCAACGCGATCAAATCCCGCGCCGCGCGTCTTCGCAAGGCTGGCGACGAACGGGTTGCCCTGCACCTCGCGGCGCAAGTTGGAAAATCGCACTCTATTCTGCTGGAAAACCCCCATATGGGCCGCACCGAGCAATTCACCGAGGTGCATTTCGACGCTCCGCAAATCGAGGGCCAAATCGTTCAGGCGACGATCCTCGGCGTGACGGGAAATCAGCTTACCGCATGA
- a CDS encoding glutathione S-transferase, whose amino-acid sequence MKPLLYSFRRCPYAMRARLALASAQIPCELREILLRDKPEAMLEASPKGTVPVLILPNGVVDESLDIMIWALSQNDPEGWLNGQAEALALIKRSDGPFKSALDRYKYATRYEGVDSTEERTKASLFLQDLNTRLAHTPYLLGEHPTLADMGIVTFVRQFANVDRVWFDAQPWPDLIRWLETFLASPRFAHIMVKHPVWMPDTAGIDFP is encoded by the coding sequence ATGAAACCCCTCCTCTATTCCTTTCGCCGCTGCCCCTACGCCATGCGCGCCCGCCTTGCCCTTGCCTCCGCGCAAATCCCCTGCGAACTCCGCGAAATACTGTTGCGCGACAAGCCTGAAGCCATGCTTGAGGCCTCCCCCAAAGGGACCGTACCGGTTTTGATTCTGCCAAACGGCGTGGTCGACGAGAGCCTCGACATTATGATCTGGGCCTTGTCGCAAAACGATCCCGAGGGCTGGCTCAACGGTCAAGCGGAGGCTCTCGCGCTGATTAAGCGCTCTGATGGCCCGTTTAAATCCGCGCTGGATCGTTACAAATACGCGACCCGCTATGAGGGCGTCGATTCCACCGAGGAGCGCACAAAAGCCTCCCTGTTTCTACAAGACCTAAATACGCGACTGGCCCACACCCCATATCTTTTGGGCGAGCACCCAACACTCGCCGACATGGGCATTGTCACCTTCGTGCGCCAATTCGCCAATGTCGATCGCGTGTGGTTTGACGCACAGCCTTGGCCCGATTTGATCCGCTGGCTAGAAACATTTCTGGCCTCGCCCCGCTTTGCCCATATTATGGTGAAACACCCCGTTTGGATGCCAGATACGGCGGGTATCGACTTCCCATAA
- the fliP gene encoding flagellar type III secretion system pore protein FliP (The bacterial flagellar biogenesis protein FliP forms a type III secretion system (T3SS)-type pore required for flagellar assembly.) — protein MNFKTVWAMGAATVFLVVLNQPAFAQELSLSLGDDGSIAARSVQLIALITILSIVPGLAIMVTCFPFIVTVLSILRQAIGLQQSPPNMLIVSLALFLTYFVMEPVFTEAWIKGISPLIENQIPMEEAFREAMAPFREFMAGRIDDETFNSLAALRPDAVLGESTQDHPLSLLVPSFLLSEIERAFEIGFLVFLPFLIIDLVVAAVLMSMGMMMVPPAVVSLPFKLAFFVVADGWTLISTSLVRGYF, from the coding sequence ATGAATTTTAAAACAGTTTGGGCGATGGGGGCCGCAACCGTATTCTTGGTTGTTTTAAATCAGCCCGCCTTCGCCCAAGAGTTATCCCTCTCACTGGGGGACGATGGCTCGATTGCGGCTCGAAGCGTTCAACTGATCGCTTTAATAACGATCTTAAGTATCGTTCCGGGTCTAGCAATTATGGTAACCTGTTTCCCATTTATTGTGACTGTTCTGTCAATACTTCGACAAGCAATTGGCCTACAACAATCTCCTCCTAACATGTTGATCGTGAGTTTAGCGCTTTTTTTGACATACTTCGTCATGGAGCCCGTTTTTACAGAAGCCTGGATCAAGGGAATTTCGCCATTAATTGAAAACCAAATACCAATGGAAGAAGCTTTCAGGGAAGCTATGGCGCCTTTTAGAGAATTCATGGCGGGCCGAATTGATGACGAAACGTTTAATTCTCTCGCAGCTTTACGGCCTGACGCGGTTCTTGGCGAAAGCACACAGGACCACCCATTGTCGCTGCTCGTGCCATCTTTCCTGCTGTCGGAAATTGAACGTGCGTTCGAGATCGGATTTTTGGTTTTCCTACCATTCCTAATTATCGATCTTGTGGTGGCTGCCGTGCTTATGTCGATGGGTATGATGATGGTTCCTCCAGCCGTTGTGTCCCTCCCATTCAAGCTGGCATTCTTCGTGGTTGCAGATGGATGGACCTTAATTTCGACATCTCTTGTGAGGGGATATTTTTGA
- a CDS encoding flagellar basal body-associated FliL family protein, whose amino-acid sequence MADKEQPPGENEQKKSSKKPMVIGLVLLLLGGGGGFAAVKTGMIFGQPSDDPEIEHVEIDALPNVEFVPLDPLLISLGGPGRSKHLRFTAQIEVEPKSVADVTRLVPRIVDVLNSYLRAVDITELESPASLIKLRAQMLRRIQMVTGEGHVRDLLIMEFVLN is encoded by the coding sequence ATGGCCGACAAAGAGCAGCCTCCTGGCGAGAACGAACAGAAAAAGTCCTCCAAGAAACCTATGGTCATAGGTTTGGTCCTATTGCTTCTGGGGGGAGGCGGTGGCTTTGCTGCCGTAAAAACAGGGATGATTTTTGGCCAGCCAAGCGATGATCCGGAAATTGAACATGTGGAAATAGATGCGCTTCCCAATGTTGAGTTTGTTCCTCTAGATCCGTTGCTCATTTCACTGGGTGGTCCGGGCAGATCAAAGCATCTTCGCTTTACGGCTCAGATCGAAGTTGAGCCAAAAAGCGTTGCGGACGTTACGCGATTGGTTCCGCGCATTGTTGACGTCCTAAATAGTTATCTTCGGGCAGTTGATATCACCGAACTTGAGAGCCCGGCCTCGCTTATTAAGCTACGCGCGCAGATGCTGCGTCGTATTCAAATGGTAACTGGCGAGGGACACGTCCGGGATCTTCTCATCATGGAATTTGTTTTAAATTAG
- a CDS encoding FliM/FliN family flagellar motor switch protein, which yields MDSSSVDGKKGNPFTKVPIEITVSVGKARPLVKDLLLLDQDSILELDRTIDQPVELFVGNRLIAKGELQELEGDKAGQLAVRLTEVINIQESL from the coding sequence ATGGATAGCTCTTCGGTCGACGGCAAGAAAGGTAACCCTTTCACAAAGGTACCTATTGAAATCACTGTTTCGGTCGGAAAAGCCCGCCCATTGGTGAAAGACTTACTACTTCTGGATCAAGATTCCATCCTTGAACTCGACAGAACAATCGACCAGCCCGTCGAATTGTTTGTCGGCAATCGACTCATAGCAAAAGGTGAGCTTCAAGAACTGGAGGGCGACAAGGCCGGACAGCTTGCTGTTCGCCTGACGGAAGTTATCAATATTCAGGAAAGCCTCTAG
- a CDS encoding glutathione S-transferase, with product MELFYSPTSPYVRKVMVLLHETGRLNDVQLVPTHGTPLAPAKGYAAQNPLSKVPALARPDGATLYDSRVICQYLDARAKSGLYGNDNSRWDILTLEATADGILDAAILMVYETRLRPVDKQFHDYIEAQWHKIANAIAALEARWIPHLEGPISMGQIAVACALGYVDFRHDDRGWRQSAPLLDDWYAGFAARDSMTATIPPK from the coding sequence ATGGAACTTTTTTATAGTCCGACCTCGCCCTACGTTCGCAAAGTTATGGTCCTGCTGCATGAAACTGGGCGACTTAATGACGTGCAGCTGGTCCCGACGCATGGAACGCCCCTCGCCCCGGCCAAAGGATACGCCGCGCAAAATCCGCTCAGCAAAGTCCCCGCCCTTGCACGGCCAGACGGCGCAACCCTGTACGATAGCCGTGTGATTTGTCAGTATCTGGATGCCCGCGCCAAGAGCGGCCTTTATGGCAACGACAATTCGCGTTGGGATATTTTGACTCTTGAGGCCACCGCAGACGGAATTTTGGACGCAGCCATTTTGATGGTCTATGAAACGCGCCTCCGCCCCGTCGACAAACAATTTCATGACTATATCGAGGCCCAGTGGCACAAGATTGCAAACGCCATTGCCGCCCTAGAGGCGCGCTGGATTCCACATCTTGAAGGTCCAATCTCAATGGGGCAGATCGCCGTCGCCTGTGCGCTTGGCTATGTCGATTTTCGCCACGACGACCGAGGATGGCGCCAATCGGCACCACTTTTGGACGATTGGTATGCAGGATTCGCCGCTCGCGACTCAATGACGGCAACGATTCCCCCTAAATAG
- a CDS encoding MotE family protein, with translation MTASKRSTPKKRKARQGRYALFIVSALFVMSGVLRLGGGTGIAIAKEIEALRANESDGESALCEPSAGIANLLSDLSSREERVMNRELALENRMVALELAEKKYSESLAELIEAELALDATIVRADSASESDLGQLTAMYENMKSKDAAALFEEMDPNFSSGFLVRMKPDAAADILAGLKPETAYAISVILAGRNANVPREGL, from the coding sequence ATGACGGCGAGCAAGCGTTCAACTCCGAAAAAGAGGAAAGCGAGGCAAGGCCGCTACGCTCTTTTCATTGTTTCGGCGCTTTTTGTAATGTCGGGAGTATTAAGGCTCGGTGGTGGAACCGGCATCGCCATAGCTAAGGAAATTGAAGCGCTTCGTGCAAATGAGAGTGATGGGGAATCAGCTTTGTGCGAACCAAGTGCTGGTATTGCAAATTTGCTTTCTGACCTAAGTTCACGAGAAGAACGCGTCATGAACAGAGAACTCGCGCTTGAGAATCGTATGGTCGCTCTCGAGTTGGCAGAGAAAAAATATTCTGAGAGTTTGGCCGAACTCATCGAGGCGGAATTGGCGCTGGACGCCACTATAGTACGAGCGGACTCCGCATCAGAATCGGATTTAGGCCAGTTAACCGCGATGTATGAAAACATGAAGTCAAAAGATGCCGCCGCGCTTTTCGAAGAAATGGATCCAAACTTTTCATCGGGTTTCCTCGTGCGAATGAAGCCAGATGCCGCGGCGGATATTCTGGCGGGGCTCAAACCAGAAACCGCCTATGCGATTAGCGTCATTCTGGCTGGCCGAAATGCCAATGTTCCTCGAGAAGGCCTGTAA
- a CDS encoding FMN-binding negative transcriptional regulator, which yields MHPNPIFHDASLEQNLGFARERGFGTLAINGEDGPLLAHIPFLISDDGKTVELHLVRSNPIARALSNPAQAVVSVAGPDSYISPDWYEIDEQVPTWNYISVHLRGTLEKLEATELRAHLDRLSAANEARLLPKTPWKADKMSPEPLEKMMRMIVPCRMTIENIDGTWKLGQNKPTDARHAAAKMTKAHNLGHETNTLAALMLGSND from the coding sequence ATGCACCCGAATCCCATTTTCCACGACGCCAGCCTTGAGCAAAACCTCGGGTTCGCCCGTGAGCGCGGGTTTGGCACCCTTGCGATCAATGGCGAAGACGGCCCCTTATTGGCGCATATCCCGTTTTTAATTTCCGACGATGGTAAAACCGTCGAGCTGCATCTGGTGCGCTCCAATCCCATCGCCCGCGCGCTTTCTAATCCCGCACAGGCTGTGGTTTCCGTCGCGGGACCAGATAGTTACATCTCCCCCGATTGGTACGAGATCGACGAACAAGTTCCCACGTGGAACTATATATCCGTCCACCTGCGTGGCACACTCGAAAAGTTAGAAGCGACAGAACTACGCGCCCACCTTGATCGCCTCTCCGCTGCAAACGAAGCCCGCCTGCTCCCCAAAACGCCGTGGAAGGCAGATAAAATGTCGCCCGAACCCCTTGAAAAGATGATGCGAATGATTGTCCCCTGCCGAATGACCATCGAAAACATCGACGGGACATGGAAACTCGGGCAAAATAAACCCACTGATGCGCGACACGCGGCGGCAAAAATGACCAAGGCCCATAACTTGGGGCATGAAACCAATACCCTTGCGGCGCTGATGCTCGGCTCCAACGACTAA
- the fliF gene encoding flagellar basal-body MS-ring/collar protein FliF, whose amino-acid sequence MQQLLSVWFSLNPRRQIMVVVSTVAMFAAILGLSRIAANPGMALLYAGVEANAAGDVVESLEQRNVDYEVRGESIYVDSSRRDELRMTLAAEGLPANSTKGYELLDTLSGFGTTSQMFDAAYWRAKEGELARTILVSPNIRSARVHLSNSSSQPFRRDTSLSASVTVSSQGAGVDGAQARALRNLVASAVAGLTPENVSIIDARAGVIIGADDSLSGGSSSDDKALEMRRSVERIIEARVGVGKAIVEVSVETETDSESIFERTFDPDSRVAISTDTEERSTNSNESGSGSVTVASNLPAGDAEAGGDTSTSQNSEIRERTNYEVSEVKREILKVPGAIKRLSVAVLVDGLRTIEADGSENFQPRSDEEIASLRDLVASTVGFNESRGDTITIKSMAFEPLADVGTEATISTITSLGVNVMTVIQLVVLGLVAIILGLFVVRPILTSGTLEIASSAPQPVIAPPIPPMPSFDLSVPPALNGEIDDNSFSSPAMSTVTDFDLPDLGGLPSLPMASGFAGNSMNELDSDDPVARLREMIKERQEETVATLKSWMEDEETA is encoded by the coding sequence TTGCAACAGCTCCTGTCTGTTTGGTTTTCTCTCAACCCGCGCCGCCAAATAATGGTCGTCGTCTCTACTGTGGCTATGTTCGCGGCGATTCTGGGGCTCTCTCGTATTGCCGCAAATCCCGGAATGGCCCTCTTGTATGCAGGCGTCGAAGCAAATGCGGCAGGGGATGTAGTCGAAAGCCTTGAGCAGCGCAATGTTGACTACGAAGTCCGAGGGGAATCGATTTATGTCGATTCGAGCCGCCGCGATGAGTTGCGCATGACGCTTGCGGCAGAAGGGCTTCCTGCCAATAGTACTAAGGGCTACGAACTCCTTGATACGCTGTCCGGATTCGGAACGACGTCGCAAATGTTCGATGCTGCTTATTGGCGCGCAAAAGAAGGGGAATTAGCGCGGACAATTCTGGTCAGCCCGAATATTCGATCCGCGAGAGTTCACCTTTCAAACTCATCATCACAACCTTTCCGACGCGACACGAGCCTTTCAGCATCTGTGACGGTTTCCAGTCAAGGCGCGGGTGTGGACGGTGCACAAGCGCGGGCGTTAAGAAATTTAGTGGCATCAGCGGTTGCGGGTCTTACTCCCGAAAATGTGTCAATCATCGATGCGCGCGCCGGAGTGATTATCGGAGCCGATGATTCGCTGTCTGGCGGGAGTTCATCGGACGATAAAGCCCTTGAAATGCGCCGAAGTGTGGAGCGTATTATTGAGGCGCGGGTTGGGGTCGGAAAAGCTATTGTAGAAGTAAGCGTCGAGACGGAAACCGACAGTGAATCCATTTTCGAGCGGACTTTCGATCCTGACTCTCGGGTTGCAATCAGCACCGACACAGAAGAACGCTCCACAAATTCAAATGAAAGTGGATCCGGTAGTGTTACTGTTGCGAGCAATCTTCCTGCAGGAGATGCGGAAGCTGGTGGCGATACCAGCACCAGTCAAAACAGTGAAATCCGGGAGCGCACAAATTACGAAGTTTCCGAAGTTAAGCGGGAAATCCTAAAGGTTCCTGGAGCAATAAAGCGCTTAAGTGTCGCTGTATTGGTCGATGGATTGCGAACTATTGAAGCAGATGGAAGCGAGAACTTCCAACCCCGTAGCGACGAAGAAATTGCATCCCTGAGAGACCTTGTCGCATCAACCGTGGGCTTCAACGAATCACGTGGGGATACCATAACGATCAAATCCATGGCCTTTGAGCCGCTTGCCGACGTTGGCACCGAGGCCACAATTTCAACGATTACATCCTTGGGTGTCAACGTTATGACGGTTATTCAACTGGTGGTCCTTGGCCTTGTTGCAATTATTTTAGGGTTGTTTGTCGTAAGGCCAATTTTAACCAGCGGCACCCTTGAAATCGCCAGTAGTGCGCCGCAGCCAGTTATCGCACCGCCAATTCCCCCAATGCCCAGTTTTGACCTTTCGGTACCACCCGCCTTAAATGGAGAGATCGACGATAACAGCTTCTCTTCTCCCGCGATGTCGACCGTTACTGATTTTGACCTGCCCGATTTAGGGGGGCTCCCTAGTCTCCCAATGGCCTCCGGCTTCGCGGGGAACTCTATGAATGAGTTGGATTCCGATGATCCCGTCGCGAGGCTTCGAGAAATGATTAAGGAGCGCCAAGAGGAAACCGTCGCAACCCTGAAAAGCTGGATGGAAGACGAGGAAACCGCGTAA
- the petA gene encoding ubiquinol-cytochrome c reductase iron-sulfur subunit codes for MSHAEDHEGTRRDFLYYATAGTAAVATGAAVWPLVNQMNPSADVQALASIRVDISEVEVGTQLTVKWRGKPVFIRHRTETEIEEGRAGDTADLVDHHARNANILDVGPLSDLNNADDANRTLDEAGAWLVMMGVCTHLGCVPLGDGAGDFDGWFCPCHGSHYDTAGRIRKGPAPENLPVPVAGFVDETTIQLG; via the coding sequence GTGTCCCACGCAGAAGATCACGAAGGCACACGCCGGGATTTCCTGTACTATGCGACAGCAGGTACAGCAGCAGTTGCGACTGGTGCCGCCGTCTGGCCGCTAGTCAATCAGATGAATCCCAGCGCAGATGTCCAAGCCCTAGCCTCAATTCGTGTTGATATTTCAGAGGTCGAAGTTGGTACGCAGCTGACAGTAAAATGGCGCGGTAAGCCCGTTTTCATCCGTCACCGTACCGAGACTGAAATCGAAGAAGGGCGTGCAGGCGATACGGCCGATCTTGTGGATCACCACGCACGCAACGCCAACATCCTTGATGTCGGGCCCCTCTCGGATCTGAATAACGCAGATGACGCGAACCGCACCTTGGACGAAGCCGGCGCATGGCTCGTGATGATGGGCGTTTGTACGCACCTTGGCTGTGTGCCTTTGGGCGACGGCGCAGGCGATTTTGACGGCTGGTTCTGCCCTTGTCACGGCAGCCACTACGACACAGCCGGTCGCATCCGCAAAGGTCCAGCACCCGAGAACCTTCCGGTTCCAGTCGCTGGCTTTGTAGACGAAACAACAATTCAACTCGGATAG
- the petB gene encoding cytochrome b, with the protein MSGIPHDHYEPKTGFEKWVHERLPVIGLLYDTIMIPTPKNLNWMWIWGIVLAFCLVLQIITGIILAMHYTPHVDLAFSSVEHIMRNVNGGHMLRYLHANGASLFFIAVYLHIFRGLYYGSYKSPREITWIIGMLIYLMMMATGFLGYVLPWGQMSFWGATVITGLFGAIPFVGEALQTWLLGGPAVDNATLNRFFSLHFLLPFVIAGLVIVHIWAFHTTGNGNPTGVEVRRGSKKEAEADTLPFWPYFVIKDFFALAVVLTVFFAVVGFMPNYLGHPDNYIPANPLVTPAHIVPEWYYLPFYAILRAFTADVWAVQLTSALTGGIVDAKFFGVIAMFGAIFVMALAPWLDTSSVRSGRFRPMFKWWFALLALDFLVLMWVGSRDTEFPHDWISLIGATYWFAYFLIILPLLGVIEKPLPMPDTIEDDFNAHYPKDASDASAAK; encoded by the coding sequence ATGTCAGGAATTCCGCACGATCATTACGAGCCCAAGACGGGCTTTGAAAAATGGGTCCACGAGCGTCTGCCCGTAATTGGCCTTTTGTACGATACAATCATGATCCCCACACCCAAAAATCTAAACTGGATGTGGATCTGGGGTATCGTTTTGGCATTCTGTCTGGTGCTACAAATCATTACCGGCATCATTCTTGCGATGCACTACACGCCACATGTTGACCTCGCCTTCTCAAGCGTTGAGCACATCATGCGCAACGTGAATGGTGGCCATATGCTGCGTTACCTGCACGCAAACGGCGCGTCCCTGTTCTTTATCGCCGTGTATTTGCACATCTTCCGTGGCCTTTACTACGGTTCGTACAAATCCCCGCGCGAGATCACTTGGATCATCGGCATGCTCATCTATCTGATGATGATGGCGACCGGTTTTCTTGGCTACGTTCTTCCATGGGGCCAAATGTCCTTCTGGGGCGCGACTGTTATTACCGGCTTGTTCGGTGCGATCCCCTTCGTGGGCGAAGCCTTGCAAACATGGCTCCTTGGCGGGCCTGCGGTGGATAACGCCACGCTCAACCGCTTCTTCTCGCTACACTTCTTGCTGCCTTTCGTGATTGCTGGCCTTGTGATCGTTCACATCTGGGCGTTCCACACAACGGGCAACGGCAACCCCACAGGTGTTGAAGTACGTCGCGGTTCCAAAAAAGAAGCTGAAGCAGATACGCTTCCGTTCTGGCCCTACTTCGTGATCAAAGACTTCTTTGCTCTCGCGGTTGTCCTAACTGTGTTCTTTGCGGTCGTTGGCTTCATGCCAAACTACCTCGGCCACCCTGACAACTACATCCCTGCGAACCCCCTTGTGACACCTGCGCACATTGTTCCTGAATGGTACTACCTGCCCTTCTACGCGATCCTGCGGGCCTTCACGGCGGATGTTTGGGCTGTTCAACTGACTTCTGCCCTCACAGGCGGCATTGTTGACGCTAAGTTCTTTGGTGTGATCGCAATGTTTGGCGCGATCTTTGTGATGGCTCTGGCCCCTTGGCTCGATACATCCAGCGTGCGTTCTGGTCGCTTCCGTCCCATGTTCAAATGGTGGTTTGCCCTTCTGGCCCTCGATTTCTTGGTCCTGATGTGGGTTGGTTCCCGTGATACAGAGTTCCCACATGACTGGATCTCGCTCATCGGTGCCACATATTGGTTCGCGTATTTCCTCATCATCCTGCCGCTCCTTGGCGTGATCGAGAAACCACTCCCAATGCCTGACACCATCGAAGACGATTTCAACGCCCACTATCCCAAAGATGCGTCCGACGCATCTGCGGCGAAGTGA